GCAATAAAATATGATTTCAGAAATATATGATGTAATTGTAGTCGGGGCAGGTCACGCAGGTTGTGAAGCTGCTGCTGCTGCTGCCAATTTAGGTTCAAAAACTTTATTGGTTACAATGAATATGCAAACCATTGGGCAAATGAGTTGCAACCCGGCAATGGGAGGAATTGCCAAAGGACAAATCGTAAGAGAAATAGATGCGATGGGTGGTTATTCAGGAATTATTGCAGACAAATCTGCAATTCAATTTAAGATGCTTAACCTATCAAAAGGTCCCGCAATGTGGTCTCCAAGAACACAAAATGACAGAATGCTTTTTGCAGAAGAATGGCGTTTCGCATTAGAAAATACACCAAATCTTGATTTCTTTCAGGATATGGTAAAAAGTTTAATTATAGAAAATAATAAAGCAGTTGGTGTGGTAACTTCTTTAGGAATTGAAATCAGATCCAAATCTGTTGTATTAACAAACGGTACTTTTCTAAATGGTTTAATTCATGTTGGAGATAAACAATTAGGAGGTGGAAGAATGGGTGAGCCAAGAGCTTTTGGTATCACCGAACAATTGGTTTCTTTAGGTTTCGAAGCTGGAAGAATGAAAACCGGTACTCCACCGAGAGTAGATGGAAGAAGTCTCGATTATTCTAAAATGGAAGAACAAAGAGGAGATCTAAATCCTCAAAAATTCAGCTACTTAGACAGCCCTAAGTTAACCAAACAATTAAGCTGTCATATCGTTTATACCAATGAAGCAGTACACGATATTTTACGTGAAGGTTTTGATAGAAGCCCAATGTTCAATGGTACAATTCAAAGTTTAGGACCTAGATATTGCCCGAGTATTGAAGATAAAATAAATCGTTTTGCAGAAAGAAACAGACATCAACTATTCGTAGAACCAGAAGGATGGAAAACTGTAGAAATCTATGTAAATGGTTTTAGTTCTTCTCTTCCGGAAGATATACAAATCAAAGCAATGAAGCATATTCCAGGATTTGAAAATGTAAAAGTATTCAGACCAGGCTATGCTATTGAATATGATTACTTCCCTCCTACTCAATTAAAGCATACTTTAGAAACAAAATTAATTGATCATTTATATTTTGCAGGTCAGATAAACGGTACAACCGGTTATGAAGAAGCTGCAGGACAAGGCTTAATGGCTGGTATTAACGCACACAATAAAGTTCATGAAAAAGATGAATTTATCCTTAACAGAGATGAAGCATATATTGGTGTCTTAATAGATGATTTAATTACAAAAGGTACTGAGGAACCTTATAGAATGTTTACCTCAAGAGCCGAATATAGACTTCTTTTAAGACAAGATAATGCAGATATTAGATTAACTGAAAAAGCATATCACTTAGGTTTAGCAAAAGAAGAAAGATTAAAAAGAGTTGAAGAGAAAATAGCTAAAAGTCAGGAACTTGAAACCTTTTTACGAGAAACTTCTTTAAAGCCTGGAATCATTAATCCTATTCTTGAAAGCATGGAAAGTAATCCTGTAGATCAAGCATACAGAGCATCACAATTCCTTACAAGGCCCAATATTACGCTAGAAAAACTAGATGAAATTGATACAATTAAAGAATTTACTTCAAAATATAATGACGAAGTAAGGGAACAAGCCGAAGTAAACATTAAGTATAAAGGCTATATCGAAAAGGAAAAAGAAAACGTTGCAAAGCTTAATCGCTTAGAAAATGTAAAGATTCCTGAAGATTTCGATTATTTGAAGATATCAAGTTTATCTGCAGAAGCTAAACAAAAAATGAATAATGTGAGACCAAAAACGGTAGCACAAGCCGGAAGAATAAGTGGCGTCTCACCAGCCGATATCAACGTTTTACTAATCTATTTAGGGCGTTAAATACAAAATGTTTCACGTGAAACATTTATAAAATAAAAGCGAAAATTAAGGTATTTATGAGCTTATTTCAAAACTCAGAATACCTTAATTTTTAATTTAAAAGAATATAACTCAATGAAAATAAAAGATTATTTTCTTACTCAGGAAATATTTGAAATAAAAGAAACAGAGACAAAGGGAGTTTTCAAAACCTCCCCTATTCCATCGAATATTTCTAAATATTATGAAAGTGAAGATTACATTTCTCATCATCAAGATTCAGGAAGTTTAAAGGAAAAATTGTATAAATTTTTACAGTCTTTCAATTTACAATATAAAAAAACAATTCTTTTAGACAGAATTAAGAAAGGATCAAAAGTATTAGATTACGGTTGTGGAGCCGGAGAGTTTGTAAAATATATTGAAAACGATTTTGAAACTTTTGGCTTTGAACCAGATGCAGATGCTAGAAAAGCTGTAAAAGATAAAATTTCAAAAGCTACAATCCTGGATAATATCAATACAATTGAAGATTATAGTTTAGATGCAATTACACTTTGGCATGTTTTCGAGCACGTGGAAAATCAGGATGAAATGCTCGAAATTTTTAATAGAAAATTAAAAGAAAAAGGATTATTAATAATAGCTGTTCCCAATCCTACTTCTTACGATGCAAAACATTACAAAGAATATTGGGCTGCATATGATGTACCAAGACATATTTATCATTTCTCCAAAAATGGTATGGAAAATTTAATTTCTAAAAAACCTAATTGGAAGATGAGAAAAATAAAACCTTTGGTATTAGATGCCTACTACATCTCTATGTTGAGCGAAAAATACAAAAAATCTCCCCTATTTTGGCTAAAAGCTATCATCTACGGAACGATTTCTAACGTAAAAGCCCTTTTTTCTAATGAATTTTCAAGTTTGATATACATTATCGAAAAAAAGTAGAAAATCGATTTTTAAGGTGTTTCTTAAGGTCAATTTTCATCAATTTTAGCTTAAAAAAATAAAACTCAGGATAATTTCTTGAGTTTTTATTTTTTTAAGCCACTCCCCTACTCTAAAATTTAATTTTATATTTTCAAATAATTCGACTTTTTAAAAAATAAAGATTTCAATTCTAAAAATATTAATAAAATGTTAGTAAATGGTATAATTAGTAAAAAGAAAAAATACTTTATAGCTAAAACTAACCTCATGAGAATCGCATAGATTTTTTTTTATTACTATTTATACAGGATAACAGAAAGAAAATAGTACAATTTGAAAAAAGAAAATTCGAATAAAATTGAATTTTACTTTGCTGAGAAGATTACACCGAATAACAAAATATAGCAATAGTTTCGATTTCAAATTAAGCCTCTGAGAATCGCATAGAAATTTTTTAGTTGATACTTATACAGTACAAGAGATAGAAAATAGCACAAATCAAAAAAAAAAAATATAGCTAATTTAATTTTTGATAATACTTGAAAAGATTGTCAGGTTTATAGAAATATAGCTTAGTTGAAAATTCAAACAAAGCCTCTGAGAATCGCATAGAATTTTTTTAATCGACAACAATACAGTATATCAGATAGAGAAAGACATAAAA
The sequence above is a segment of the Chryseobacterium turcicum genome. Coding sequences within it:
- the mnmG gene encoding tRNA uridine-5-carboxymethylaminomethyl(34) synthesis enzyme MnmG, whose product is MISEIYDVIVVGAGHAGCEAAAAAANLGSKTLLVTMNMQTIGQMSCNPAMGGIAKGQIVREIDAMGGYSGIIADKSAIQFKMLNLSKGPAMWSPRTQNDRMLFAEEWRFALENTPNLDFFQDMVKSLIIENNKAVGVVTSLGIEIRSKSVVLTNGTFLNGLIHVGDKQLGGGRMGEPRAFGITEQLVSLGFEAGRMKTGTPPRVDGRSLDYSKMEEQRGDLNPQKFSYLDSPKLTKQLSCHIVYTNEAVHDILREGFDRSPMFNGTIQSLGPRYCPSIEDKINRFAERNRHQLFVEPEGWKTVEIYVNGFSSSLPEDIQIKAMKHIPGFENVKVFRPGYAIEYDYFPPTQLKHTLETKLIDHLYFAGQINGTTGYEEAAGQGLMAGINAHNKVHEKDEFILNRDEAYIGVLIDDLITKGTEEPYRMFTSRAEYRLLLRQDNADIRLTEKAYHLGLAKEERLKRVEEKIAKSQELETFLRETSLKPGIINPILESMESNPVDQAYRASQFLTRPNITLEKLDEIDTIKEFTSKYNDEVREQAEVNIKYKGYIEKEKENVAKLNRLENVKIPEDFDYLKISSLSAEAKQKMNNVRPKTVAQAGRISGVSPADINVLLIYLGR
- a CDS encoding class I SAM-dependent methyltransferase — encoded protein: MKIKDYFLTQEIFEIKETETKGVFKTSPIPSNISKYYESEDYISHHQDSGSLKEKLYKFLQSFNLQYKKTILLDRIKKGSKVLDYGCGAGEFVKYIENDFETFGFEPDADARKAVKDKISKATILDNINTIEDYSLDAITLWHVFEHVENQDEMLEIFNRKLKEKGLLIIAVPNPTSYDAKHYKEYWAAYDVPRHIYHFSKNGMENLISKKPNWKMRKIKPLVLDAYYISMLSEKYKKSPLFWLKAIIYGTISNVKALFSNEFSSLIYIIEKK